GCCGTCCTCGCGGGTGACGCGAAGCTGCGCGCTGCCCAGGACATGGCCCGCGGGCAGCAGCTCCAGGGTGAGCGAGCCCAGCGAGAAGGGTTGCCCATAGGGCACGGACAGCGGCGCGCTGAGGGTACCCAACCGGTGCGCCATGAGCCGCAACGTGGCGGCCGTGGCGATGGTGCGCTCGTGCCGGGCGATGTGGTCCGAGTGCGCGTGGCTGACGAAGGACAGCGGGGACTTGCGCTTCGCATCCAGGGACAGCGGCGTCCCCGTCAGGTGCAGTCCGTTCCTTCGCAGCTCGACGCTCATGGGAAGCGCTGGGTATAGCGCGTCCCGGCGGCCATGCACGTCTTCTCGCCCTACTCGCTGGCTGGAGCGTCCGGCAGGCGGGGAGCCGTGCGCGCGCGTACCTTGTCCCAGAGATGGCCTCCGAGCTCGGCCACCAGCACACCCAGGACGATGAGGCCTCCGCCCACCCACTCGCGCGGGCCGAGCGTCTCGTAGCCGAGCGCCACCGAGTACACGCCGGCGAAGACGGGCTCCATGGAGCAGATGAGCGCCACGCGGACCGCGGTGGTGCGCGCCTGCGCCCACGTCTGGATGCAGATGGCCAGCGCGCTGGCGAAGAGGCCGCAGAAGGCCGCCGCGCCCACGAAGGACGGCGTCCACTCCACCCGGGCCCCGGCGAAGGGCAGGCAGAGCAGGGACAGCAGGGACACCACCCACAGCTGCACCCCCACGAGCGCCACCACGCCCGACTTCGGCGCGTACCGCTCGGTGAGGAGGATGTGGAAGGCGTAGGCGAGCGCGCAACCCAGCGTCAGCCAGTCCCCCCGGGAGAGGCCCTGCCCCGCGTCCAGCTCCGCGCCGGTGAGGTAGCGCATGCCCACCGCCGCCAGCACCACGCCCACCCACGAGGAGAGGCGCGGCACCCGCCGGAAGAGGGCCAGCCCCAGCACCGGGACGAGCACCACGTACAACCCGGTGATGAAGGCCGAGCGCGAGGGCGTGGTGGACACCAGTCCCACCGTCTGCAGGGCGAAGCCGAGGAAGAGGAAGACGCCCATCAGCAGTCCCCGGCGCAGCGTCTGGGGGACGAGCAGCTCGCGCCGGGCGACGGCCGTGAGCGCCAGCGCGCCGATGCTGAAGCGCAGCGCGAGGAAGGAGAAGGGGTCTCCATGGCTGAGCGCCCCCTTCACCACCACGAAGGTGATGCCCCAGAAGGCGGTGATGAGGGCCAGGGCCCCGTCCGCCTGGAGGCGCACCCGCGCCTCGGTGTGGGACGGGATGCCCGTCGTCTGCGTCGGTGCCGGAGTGCTGCTCACGGGGCTGCTTTTGGCCTACCCACCGGGCCGATGCAATGGGAGAGACGGCACCTTCCAGCCTCGAGCCCTCGCCTGCCGGGCGAGCTCCCGCAGGAGCGCTCCGTCCACGCCGAGCCCTCGGGCCACCGGGGCCACTCCGTGCCACCGCACCCGCGCGCTCCCCTCCTCCGCGTAGAGGAAGCCCCGGAGCCGGCCCCTCGCGTCGAAAGCCCCCAGCGCCAGTCCCGTGCCCCGGGCGAGCTCCGCTCCCAGCTCCGCCGCCGCGAGGGGCAGGTGGTGCCCCACGAAGACGAGCAGGGCCTGCGCCTCACCGGGACGCAGCGGGCGCACCGTCCACGCGCCGAGCCACCGGGCCCGCCCGGGCCTCGTCCACGCAGAGGTTCCCCACTCTCGCGCCAGCCGCAGGGCGCCTCGTGACACGGGGCTGTGGAAGGCCGTGGTGCCCAGGCGCTGCGCGGCACGAAGCAGCGGGCGCGCGAACACGGGCACGGGCAGCTCCACGCCCCGTGTCCGCACGCGGATGACGCGTCCGAGCAGCTCGGCGGACGGGTCCTCGCGTCCCAGCAGCGAGGCGGTGCGCACCGGGGACGTGCCCGTCACGAGGTGCGCGGTCAGCCCGCCATCCGCCCGCAGCAGCACGGCGAGGTCCCCCGGAGCCACCGCCTCCGCCGCGCACCGGAGCACCTGGAGGGAGTCACCACTGCGCAACAGGGGCCACATGCTGCGGCCCAGTCCTCGCACCCAGAGCCTCCCGCCCTCCGGGAGCTGGCGCAGCACCTGCCCCACGGCCACGGACGTCACGCCGCCTCCACGAAGTCCCTCGCGAAGACGCCCGCGTCCGGCGACTTGCGGCAGGTGAAGCGGAACAGGCCCACGCCTCCAGCCAGCGCCACCGCACGCGCCGCCAGCTCCGGGCGCGACACCGTTCCCGGAGGCGGCCGGTAGGCCTGCTGCAACAGGAGGCGCACCGCTTCCGGGGCCTCCACGGGACTCACCGACTCGGCCGGGCCCTTCACCACCCAGACGATGCGCGCCAGCCGCGCCGCCGCGCACGTGGGCACCAGGTCCGCATCCGAGCGGAACGGACTCCCATGCACCTGGCCCGAGGGCAGCAGCCCCACCGTCTCGTCCGACAGCAGCGCGCCTCCCGCCGCCACCGCGCTGCGCGCCAGCGTGGACTTGCCAGCGCCACTCGGGCCCACGATGACCAGCGCCCCCGTGGAGAACGCCACCGCCGCCGCGTGGAGCAGCAGGCCTCCCTGGCGCAGTACGCTCACCAGCACCGCCGCCCGGAGCGCCGCCTCCGCCGCGAAGGGGTCCGGAGGGATGTGCGCCACCACCCGCTCGGCCTCCACCTCGACGGAGCCCCACACGGGCCGCTGCGCATCCAGGAGGAAGCCCCGCGCAGCCGCCTCGGGAGACGCGGGAC
The sequence above is drawn from the Archangium gephyra genome and encodes:
- a CDS encoding DMT family transporter, producing MSSTPAPTQTTGIPSHTEARVRLQADGALALITAFWGITFVVVKGALSHGDPFSFLALRFSIGALALTAVARRELLVPQTLRRGLLMGVFLFLGFALQTVGLVSTTPSRSAFITGLYVVLVPVLGLALFRRVPRLSSWVGVVLAAVGMRYLTGAELDAGQGLSRGDWLTLGCALAYAFHILLTERYAPKSGVVALVGVQLWVVSLLSLLCLPFAGARVEWTPSFVGAAAFCGLFASALAICIQTWAQARTTAVRVALICSMEPVFAGVYSVALGYETLGPREWVGGGLIVLGVLVAELGGHLWDKVRARTAPRLPDAPASE